AGAGATACGCCGCCAGCTTGGGCGACAACGTCCCCCACTTCGTAATCTGGGCGACGGAGAGCGGCGTCCCCTCGCCCTGACGGATGGTGAGGCTCGGTCCCTTCAGGCTCACGTCGTCGGAGTAGATGATGTTGATACGCGACCCGTCCGGCAGAGTCGAGTCCACGATAGGGTCGGAGTCCGAAACGGGGTCGCCCATCCGCTCGCCCATGTTGCGTAGCCAGTTGTCGAACCGCTCGTTGGACTGGAAGTCAACGCTGGTGCCGAGCATGCCGTACGTGCCGTGGTCCACGTACGTCTCGTGGGGGCCGATGACGTGAATGTCCTCGTTCGCCGGGTCGCGCATGATGGGTTCCAGCGGCCCGAATCCGACGATGTCACGATTCAATCGGTACCGGATGTTCTCGTAGGTCTGCTCGGACACTTCGTAGGTACCGATGTTGGTGAAGTCTTTGACAATTTCCACGACTTGCTCGGCGGAGAACGTCTGCACCCCGGTCTTGAAATCGTTGTACGAGATGCTCTTGACCCACTGGAGTATCTGTTGGGGCGACATCGACGAGAGGTTTCTGTTACCACCGTCGTCGTCGTTGACCAGCACCGTCTCGTCCAGCAGTTCTTCGATTCGGTCGTCGTACTCTGACTCGTCCTGTGGCGCGGGCTTGTTGACGCTCCGTTCGAGAATCTGGCTCCGAACTTTGCCGAACAGTTCCTGCTCGGTGCCCGAGAGTTCGGGTTCGATGCAGTGCAACTCCGTCTCTTGGCCGATGTCACCGTAGACGTGACTGTAGATGGGACCACCCACCGGGTAGATGACGTTCGGCTTGTCGGCTTCCCAGTCGCTACTGGGTTCATCGACCAACCGTGGGAACTCCCCGGTGAACTGCTTGAACCGTTTCAGGTAGTCCCGCAAGTGCGGCCGCCGCATGGCTACTTCCCGCAGGTCGTCCTGTATCTGTGCGGTCCCGTGTTCTGTCATAGTTGATTATGCGACGCTACGACTCTCGATGACGATGCCCGCGTCCGCACGGACCGAGTATCCGATAGTGTCACCGACCTGTTCGCCCATCCCGGCGAATCGCTTGACTGAGATGTTGCGGCGCACGTCGTTGCCGACTTCGACCATCTGGAGTTCCATGAACACGTCGGCGATGGCACGGAACGGACCGATGGCTTCCTCGTCCACGGTGGAGGGGTCCACCGTGAGGACGATGACCTGCCCCTGCGAAACGAGGTCACGGAAGAACGAGATGATTTCGAGTGCCGCTTGGCGCTCCTCGTTCTGACGGATGAGTGCCTCGAACATGGGGTCGTTGCGGAGGATGGCGTCGAACGTGTCGATGACGATGACGTCGGCGTTCCACATCGCTTCCGCGTTCATCAGGCGGTTGAGCAGTTCCTTACGTGACCCCTCTTCGTCGTCGTTCGACGGCGCGGTCAGTCGGCCGCCGCCCGTGTCCACGTCCGCGTGGAGGAACAACAGGCGTTCGTCCAAGAGGTGGTCTTCGACGCCGTAAGACAACGAGTGCATCTGGTCGATGAACCCACCGATAGTGAGTTCCGTCGAGAGCAGCGTCACCGAGTGGCCCGTCTCACAGAGTCCGTAACTGAATCGCTGGCTCATCGCACTCTTGCCCGCGCCGTAGTCGCCTTCGATGAGGACGATGGACCCGCGCGGGATACCGCCGCCAAGTTCGTGGTTCAGTCGGTCGTGGTCGTCGAGGCCGAGCGAGTATAGGTTGTCTTGTGTCATGGTGTTCTGAATCTGAGCGTCTGCGTGTCTTCGTTGACTATCACGGTCACGCGGTGGTCACCGTTCGCCAGCGTCTGGGCGGGGTCGATTTCGACTTTGACGACGTTTCCGACGGTCCAGTACTGCCCATCGACCACCGTCAAAGTAACATCAACTTGATACTTCCCGTCTATTAGCACGTCGATCTTGTCGTTCTCAGCTTCGAGGTCCCGCCTTCCGGTGTTCTTTACCAACAGCGTGACGTTCCCTTCGCCGTCGCCGTCGTACACCGCACTGCTACCAGGGTCGCTGATTATCTCGACGTCCGTCCGCACGTCTTCCATCACGTCCACGCTTCTGTCACCGAGGGCCGACGAGAGCCGCTGGACCCCACTGGTGAACGTCCCGGCGACGCTCGCTGCGATGAGCAGACTGGCGATGAACAAGATGAGATGGGAAGTCGAGACGCTCGCCATTCAGAGTGCCTCCTTGGCTGCGGCCACACCAGACTCCGTGACGACCTTCACGCGTGGAGTGGTCGTCGAGACGGAGGTATTGAACTGGAGGGTTTCGCCGGGGAGCCACAGGTTCGTGTCCTTATTTCCGCTGACGTTGAGCGTCTCCATTTCCGTATGGGGCCTGTACACTCCTTCTATAAGAATGTCGGTGTCGTCAACCGACAACGTCGTGCTACCCGTGTTGTTGACTTCCACGGTAAGGTACGTCTCTCCACCGGCGTTGCCGACGCTGGTCGAGACGATGCTCAACGCTGTGTTCTGTTGTTCGAGGGCGTCGCCCTGACTCCCCTCGTACGCGTCGTTGACGCGCTCCATCCCGTTGTTCGCGGCTGTGTAGGCCATCCCGAAGCTGATGAAGATGCCGAGGAAGATGACGACGGTCGCCCCGCTAACGCTGAATCCCATCGCGCCCACCTCGAATCTGCGCACAGTGTTCGACGATCTTCCGTTGGACGGCGTCGCCGGTCAACTGGCTCAGGAAGGTCAGGCTCTGAATGTGGTCGTCGATTTCGAGCGCAGCGGGACCAGTCTCGCCAGGATCGACTTCGTTCACGTCGGCGAATCCACCGACGAACGACAGAAGCTCTTCCTCGACCGACTCGCTAATCCAGCCGATGTCACCGTAGTAGGTGATGGTTCGAACCGCGTCGTCTGCTCCGAACTCCGTGACGAGGAACTCCAACCACTCCATCACCACGAGGTCCGAGACGTAGCCGCTCGGAAGACGGGCGAGGTACGGTTTGCTGTCCAGTCCGGAACTGTTCGATTGAACTGGTGTCGCGGGCTCGGCTTCCGTCGGTTCCGTGTCGTCCGGTTCGTCGAACTCGAAGTCCCCGTCGGGCGACTCCGGTTCGGCCTCTACCTCGACGGTCGGTTCCTGTTCGGGGTCGGCGTCGGTCTCCTCGCCTTCCTCTTCTTCCGCCCAATCGGCGTCGCCCGACTCGTACTCCTCTTTTAGGTCTTGGAAGGTCGAACCACCGGCCTGCCCGCCGTCCGCGTCGTCTGCGTCGTCCGTGTCGGTTTCCATGTTCATGTCGTCCACTTCTCCCATTCCCTCGTCGGGGCTATCGAATCCGAGGTCGTCCCCGCCGAGGTCGTCGTCTTCGCCCTCGAAGTCGTCTTCTTCGTCCTCGAAGTCGTCGTCGAAGAAGCTCTCTGCTTCTGCGTCGGCGATGTCGGAGTCGAGGTCTTCTTCCTCCTCTTCCTCCTGCTCGCCGTCGAAGAGGCCGAAGCCACCTTCGTCGCCGCCGAGGGCACCGCCACCCATGCCGTCGCCCATCCCGCCGCCCTGCACGTCGTCCACGAAGGGGTTGACGCCGCGGGTGACCATCTCGTAGATTTCGAGTAGCTTGCGGACGTTCTCCTCGGCGTCGTCCACTTTGCCACTGATCTGTTCGTTCTCGCTCCGGACGGTCCCGACGGTCGAAGAGATTTCGGCGACTTCGTTCTCCAACTCGTCGATGCGGTTCTCCAACTCTTGGGTCGGGCCACCGCCGCCACCCATGCCGCCGAACTCGTCGTCGCCGCCGCCACCGTCGGCCCAATCGCCCATGCCGTCTTCCATTCCCATGTCGTCACCCATGTCGCCGAAGTCGTCGTCCATCCCGCCGTCCATCCCGCCGTTCATCCCGCCGTCCATGCCGTCGCCCATGCCGTCACCGAACAACTCGTCGTCGCCGCCGCCTTCGGCTTCGACGTTCTCGCCCTCCTCTTCGTCCATGAAATCCATGATACCCATGGCGACCATACTCGTCCCGACGAGGTGGACGAATTGGTCGCTGAGACCGATAAGTTTCATTACCGACAACAGCGAACTTCCGCCACATTAATCTTCCCCCTGAGTTATCAGCTATGATACTCCGGGACACCCGAGAGAAAAGGAGGTTTTGAGGGTCTATACGGTGGGATTTACGCCACTTACCCTCGCTTATCGGATGTGTCCATTTGTCTGTATATCCGCAGTCGGCGCTCCACAGACTCGAACTTTGGTTTCAGTGACTCCGGCAACGTCTCTGTTTTCCCGATAACTAAGAACCCACCGTCACGAAGCGACTCGGTCACCGTCCGGAGGATGGGCAGTTTGTGTTCGGTGTCGATGTAGATGAACAAGTTCCGACAGATGACGAAGTCGAAGTTCGACTTCGGTTCTCCGTTGATGAGGTCGTGACGCTGGAAGCTCACGCGCTCTTTCACGGCGTCGGTGACGGCGAACTGGTCGCCCTCTCGTTCGATGAACCGCTCGTAGTTCGACAGCGGCGCGAGCTGTTCGCCGATGTCGGTCGTGCGCGTACTCTCGTAGACGCCCTGTCGCGCGGCCGCGAGTATCTCGCGGTCGATGTCGGTCGCAGTTATCTCCACGCGCGACTCGTCTATCTCGGGGTCGTCCAACGCCAGCATCGAAAGCGAGTAGGGCTCCCGGCCGTCCGAGCAGGCAGCACTCCACAGTCTGACCCGTCGATTGTCGTCGGTCAGTTCGCGCAACACCGGACGCATCTCTTCCCAGACTTCCGGGTTACGGAAGAAGCTCGTCACGTTGACCGAGAACGCGTCGAGAAGTGCGTCACACTCCTCCTCGTCGTCACGTAGCAGGTCGTGGTACTCCTCGTAGGTGTCGGTATCGGTCCGACGCATCCGGGAGGAGACTCGCCGGTCGAGATACGAGTCGTCGTAGTAACTCGTCGCGAATCCGAGTTCTGCCTCGACGTACTCGGTGAGTCGGTCGAACGTCGGGTCCTCACTCATAGTTCGACGACCTCCTCGTGGGCGCTCTTGACGGTCAGCGTCCACGTAGCCGGGTGGAGTTCTAACGAGCGACCGTAGTCGCCACCGACGTCTTCGGCGACGAGTTCCACGTCGAATGAAGCCAACGTCTCGCGGGACTGCTCGACGTTCCGCTTGCCGACCGCCTCGCCGACGCCGGAGAATTCGAGCATCTGACTACCGCCCGTCAGTTTCGCTTCGATGCGGTCGCGGTCCGCACCACCGTCTTCGACGGCGGCCAACAGTTGCTCGACGGCCGTCGGAACTGCTTTCGCTGGCTTGGATTCGCGGGCGCTCTCGGTCGGTGCCGGGAGCATGACGTGTGCCAGTCCAGCAACCTTCGTGTCGGGGTCTCCGAGAGCGATACCGACACAGGAGCCGAGACCGCTGGTCGTAATCTTGGTGTCGCCGGTCGCGACGGCGTAGTCGGCCACGCCGACCTTCACTCGGTCTCTCACGTCACTCCCAGAGACAGAGTCTGTGTTCATAGTTCGAGCGACCCCGCCTTCGTCGTCCGCTCGGCAGTCGCACCGACTTCGAGTTGTGCGAGTGCTTCGCGGAGTTCTTCCTCGTCTGGGATGGCGTACACGCCGCAGTCGAACTCGCGGTCGTCAGCGTGGAGCGTCGCGTCGAAGAAGAACGCGAACTCCTGTCGCTGACCGAGACGCGCGACGAGCGAATCTGCGATGGCCGTCCCCATATCGTGGACGAACTGTGGCGTCGAGATTTCGATAGACGTTTCGAGGACGTTCGCCCACCCGTCGATGAAACTGGACGCCATCACGTTCCCCAACTCCTGCATCGCGCTCTGGGCCATGCCATCGAACGATTCGACCGTCTCGGTACCGGGAACCAAGGCCGCGGCGACTTCGCGCGCAGACGACTCGTCGAGTAGTATCATGACGTAGCCGCCCGGCATCCCCTCGAACGACAAGACGACTCCGACGTGACGCTGCTCGGAGAGTTCGGCTGGAACGTCTTCGACGGGGACGAAACTCAGCGTCGTGATGTCCACTTCGGTGTCGATACCCGTCATGGTCGAGACGCTCTGAGACGCGGTCGTCGCACCCGCGTGGGCCATCTCGCGGAGCGTTCCCAACTTTTCGAGCGGGATGTCGTCGCCGTCCGCGAGCATGGTGTCCATCGACTCGGGGTCGGGAAACATGTGGAAGGCGACGTCGAGTTCCTCGCCGACTGCGCCGACGTGACTGCGGAAGACGAACGCATGGTCCTGTTCGTCGTCGAGTCCGGCCGACAACAGGAGGTCGCCCTGTTCGCCTTCGACGTACTCCGGCGGCGTGATGTCGATGGTGGTACCTAACTCATCGGCCCACCCATCGACGAAGCCGCTGGTGACGACGTTCCCGAGTTCACAGACGGCGCTCTCGCTCAACGCTTCCCCAGGCATCAGTGCGTCCAACAGCGTCTCCGCGCTTTCTGGCGCGAACGAGAGCAACGTCCCGCCCCGGATGCCGCCGTCGAAGTCGATGGCGACGGCGACTCGCTCCTCGTCGTCTCGCGCGAGGTCTTCCGACGACGCCAACGTCATCTTCGTCACGTCGACTTCCGTTTCGATGCCGGTCATCCCCGAGAGGTTCTGGGCGGCGCGCTCCGCGCCTTCGTGGGCCGCTCGGCTGAAGGTGCCGAGCGATTCGACATTCACGTTCATGCTGGAGACCAACGAGTGAACGTCATATCTCTATCTGTTGCATCAGTTCGACCAATTCCGCGAGTTCGGGGAACGTGTACACTTTCACTTCCACGTCGGCGTTGCGGGCCCGAACTTGCGAGTCGAAGACGAGTGCCATCTCGTCGGGCCGAGACCCGACGAGGTTATCGACCATCCGACTCCCCGCACCGTAGGTGAACTTCGGCGTCGAGATGTCGATGGTCGTGTTCAGCACGTTCGCCCACCCGTCGATGAACCCACTGGTCATGATGTTCCCGATTTCCTGTACTGCTGACCGCTCCATGTCGCTGAATCCCTTCGAGTCGGAGGACTGTCCGCCCATCATTCCGGCCGCGAGGTTCTTCGCGCTCCGGGCACTGAACAGGAACAGAATGTATCCGTGGGGTGGTTCGACTAACTCGATGTGGATACCGACTTGCTTCTCGTGACCGACGTGCGTCTTGATGTCGTCGATTTCGAGGAAGTTAATCTTGGTAATCTCCATCTCGGTCTCCATCCCGGTCATCTGACTCAGGTGGTCGGCGACGGTGTTCGCCCCCTCCTTCGCCATCTGGTTGAAGAGATTCAGCTTTCGAATATCGACCTTCAAATCAGTAGTTTCTCCTCTGCTCATAATGATTCCACGTCCAATATCGTCACTACGTCGCCCTCGCCGAGGACTGCGGCACCCGAGAGGCCGGGGATGCCGGAGAGGATGCCCTCGAACGGCTTGACGACGACTTCTTCTTGTCTGCTCACGGCGTCACAGTGGATGGCGACCTGCCGCTCGGACTCTTTGACGCGAACGAGCATGCCGTCGCCGTTGCGCGTCTCGCCCGGCACGTCGAGTGCGTCGCCCAGTCGAATGAGCGGGTAGACGGTGTCGTCGTGCGTGACGACTTCCTCGCCCTCGACAGTTTTGACCGCACCCATGCGCCGGATTTCGTCCACGTTCTTGATGGGGATGCCGTACTCCTCCTCGCCGGACTGGACGAACAGCACCTTGACGATAGCGACGGTCACCGGAAGCGAGAGGCTGAACGTCGTCCCCTCGCCCGGCGTGCTGTCGATGTCGATGTGGCCGTCGAGGCGCGAGACGGTGTCCTGGACCACGTCCATCCCGACGCCGCGGCCGCTCACGTCGGTCACTTCCTCGTTGGTCGAGAAGCCAGCGTGGAAGACGAGTTTCTGGGCTTCTTCGTCTTCCAACTCGTCGGCCTCTTCGCGGGTCATGATGCCTTTCTCGACAGCCTTCGCCCGAATTCCGTCGGGGTCGATGCCGCCACCGTCGTCTTCGACGGTGATGGTCACGCGGTCGCGCTCGCGCGACCCGCGCAGGCGAATCGTCCCCTCGGTCGGCTTACCTGCTTCGTCGCGTTCGGCTGGCGGCTCGATGCCGTGGTCTACCGCGTTCCGAAGCAGGTGCATCAGCGGGTCGCTAATCTCGTCCAGGATGGTGCGGTCCAACTCGATGTCGGTGCCCTCCATCTCGAAGTTGATTTCTTTCTCTTGGGTGCGAGCGAGGTCCCGCACGAGTCGCGGGAACTTGTTGACGACCTTCTTCAGCGGCACCAGTCGCATGTCCATCACGGTGTCTTGCAGGCTGGACGTAATCTTGTCCAGTTCGTCGAGGTGGTCTTCGGCGCTGTCTAGCTGGGCCTGCTCGACCGACCGACGAAGCTTGATGCGACTCGTGACGAGTTGCTCGACCTGTCCGTGGATGTCGTCCAGTTGGTCCACGTCCACGCGAACCGACTGAATCTCCTCGATTTCGCCACCGGACTTGCTGGAACTGCTCTCTTTGGACTCGGACGAATCGTCGTCTTCGCCATCTGTGGCTTCAGCCTCCGCCTCCGCTTCGGCCTGCTTGCGCGCGGCGGCGGCGGCCTCGGTCGCAACGTCGATGGCGTCCGCCTCGATTGGCGTGACGGTGCCGTCGGTAATCTTGCTGACCGCTCCGACGACCGCCTCGACTTCGCCAGCGCTGTCTGCGCCGACGAACACGTCGAAGCCGTCCTCGTACTCGCCTTCGTTGATGGCGTCCACGTCGGGAACCGCACCGAGGATGTCGAGGTCGTCACTCAACCCCTGTAGCGCGAACATCCCGTCTACGGCTTTCATCTGCGCGTCGCTCATATCGACGGCCACGTGGAACGTTGGCGTCTCTACGGCGGCTAGCGTCGCGGGGTCGTCTAGTTTGGCGAGTGCTTCTTCGAGAGCCTCGTCGTCGCTGTCCGCGTCGTCGTCAGCATCGCCACTCGTCTCGTCGCCCGCATCAGCCGACTCGGTGTCTGGTTCGTCGGCCGACTGGCTGGCGATGCCACCTGCTTCGAGGACGCCGCGAATCTCGGCGATGGTCTCCTCGTGGTCGGCACTCGACTCGCCGTTCTCCTCGATTTCGTCGAGCGCGCGGTCGATTTCGTCAACGCCGTCGAAGACGAGGTCCATAATCTCCGGCGACACGTCCATCCGACCCTGCCGAATCTCGTCCAGTAGGTCTTCCAGCGCGTGTGCGAGGTCGCTCTCGCTCTGGTAGCCCATCGCGCCGAAGTTGCCTTTCAGCGTGTGTGCCGTCCGGAAAATCGAGTCCATCGCCTCCTCGTCACTGGGGTCGTCCTCCAGTTCGAGCAGCGAGTTGTTCAACTCCGTGATGTTCTCCTCGCTTTCGCGTATGAATTCTTGTAAGTAGTCTTCCATTCGTTCTCACCCGTTAGCCTGAATCGTCCGTAGTATTTCCTTGCTCACCTCGTCCGCGGGGAGGACGCTGTCCACGCACCCTGTCTCGATAGCGCGAGCGGGGATGCCGAACACCGAACACGTCTCTTCGTTCTGTGCGATGGTCGCGCCAGCGACGCCCTTGATTGCCTCGATGCCCACCGCACCGTCCTTGCCCATACCGGTCAGGACGACGCCCGTCAGTGGGTCCGAGACCTTCTTCGCGGCCGACTCCATCGTCACGTCGATTGCCGGGCGCACGCCGTGCATGGGTTCGTCTTCGTTCAGTCGAATCCGGATGCGACCGCCGCCGTAGCCCGCCACTTCCATGTGGTAGCCACCTTGTGCGACGACTGCTTCGCCGCCGCCGATTCGCATCCCGTCGTCGGCTTCCACCACGTCGTACTCGCTCCGGCGGTCCAGTCGAGCGGCGAACCGCTCGGTGAACCCGTCGGGCATGTGCTGAACGACCAGCACTCGCAAGTCCGCATCGCGCGGGAGGTCCGAGAGGACGCGCTCGACCACTCGGGGGCCGCCCGTGGAAGCGCCGATGACGACCGTCGGATTCTCGACGTAACCGTGGTCGGCGTCGATGGTCCCGGACTCTGGTTCCGGGTCCCTCGTCCCGACCGACGAGAGGTCCGCTCGCGTCGCGGACTCGACCTTCTCGACCAGCGCGTCACCGTGGGAGGATATCTCCGTCGAGACCTCTCCCCCGGGTTTCGCCAGAAAGTCCACGGCACCTTTCTCCAGTGCCTCGAACGTCGCGTCCGCGCCGTCTTCCGTGTGGGCGCTCAACATCAACACTGGCGTCGGGGTCGTCGCCATGATCTCCTCGACGGCCTCGATGCCGTTCATGCGAGGCATCTCCACGTCCATCGTCACGACGTCTGGGTCGTGTTCCGCGACCGCGTCCACGGCTTGCTTGCCGTCGCGGGCTTGCGCGGCGACTTCGACCCCGCCGTCTTCGAGGATGTCGGAGATGACGGTCCGCATGAAGTGAGAGTCATCGACGACGACTGCCCGTGTCATGCGACGACGTCGTTGATGGCGTCCATCACGCTCGGCTTCTGGAAGGGTTTCGTGATGTATCCGTCTGCACCGGCCTTGATGGCCTTCTTCATCTTTTCTTCCTGCCCGATACTCGTACACATGATGATGTTCGCACCGGGGCTCCCTTCCTTAATTTCGGAGGTCGCCTCGATGCCGTCACGGATCGGCATGACGATGTCCATCATCACGAGGTCCGGTTGTTTCTCGTTGTACAGTTCTACTGCCTCCACCCCGTTCTCCGCCTCGGCGGCGATTTCGAACTCTTCTTCGAGAATTTCCCGGAGGAGATTCCGCATAAATTCCGAGTCGTCAACGATTAGCACGTTCTTTGCCATACGCAGTCACCAAGCGCTTGGTTTGAAAGGGGGTCAAATAAATGCTCCCCTGCAATTATCAGCGTTGATGTTCGCCCGAAAGCGGACGCTTGGACCGTGATAGCTGAGAAAACCTCCAACGAGTGTCAGTATCAGCCGTCTAGACGCTCAGTTCAACTGGTCGATGATGACGTCGATGTCCACCCAGACGACCAAGTCGAGTTCGTCGTCGCCGTTGGGCTTGCGGATGATGCCCCGCGAGACTTTCTCTTCGATGCCCTGCGTGTCGAGGTTCGAGAGGTCTTGCTCGGTGTCGATTTGCGTGACCGGATACGTCGAGACTTCCCGGACTTCGTCCACCCGGATGCCTATCTTCTGCTTGTCGTCCGGTCGGTCTAGCACCAGTACGTTCTGCTCGGCCTGTTCCGGGGCGTCGCTCTCGATGCCGAGGTGGGTGCGCGGATTGAGTATCGCCGTCGTCTCCCCACGGAGGTCCATCACGCCGTCGATGGAGTCTGGCGTGCGAGGGATTCGCGTCACCTTCTTGATTTCGACGATGCTGTCTACTTCGCCGATGTCTATCGCACAGTAGTCCTCTCCGAGTCGGAACTCGACGACTTGGCGTGTCTCGACGTCCTGCAAGGTTTCAGCGTCCTCGTCGGACGACTGCTCCGATTCGGGGTCAGCCTGTTGCACTCCCATGACGTTCTCTGGTTCAAACATCGAAGCGGAGTACATAAAACCCGTGCCCCACTCTCGCACCTGATAATTTGACACTCTCTACAGTTTGACACACTCTACAAACGTCACTCACACGTCTTCCGGGGGAAACACCATGCCGTGACCGTCTTGGACGGCTTCGAAGAGGTCGGCGATGGAGTCGTCAGGTTCGAGGTCGTAGGACTCTAGAATCGCTTGCAAGCACGACGGCGAGTAACGAACGCGCACGTTCGACTCGGTCAGCAAGATGCCAAGCACGTCTTCGACGGCCGTGGAAGTAGTCAACTGCTGGGCGTACCACCGCATCAGACTGTCGAATACGGTCGTCACGTCGTCGGAGAACATCTGCTGGTGACTAATCGACTCTTCAGCTTTCGCCGTGACGTGGAAGCCGTACTGCGCGCTCGTTCCTTGCAGGTCGTTCTCCAACCACTGCTTGACCGACGCGGAGTCGGCGGCAGGCCGACCAGTGCTCGGAGCGCCAGTAGCCTCCTCGGCGTCGAGTGGATTCGGTTGCTGGGGTGGCTCCTCGCCAGCCTGCCCTGCTCCCGGTCCCGTGCCTGCGCTACTTCCGTCGCCGCTACCCGCGGCCTCCGACGGCACGTTCGGGCGTTCGTTGGCACCGATGACGTAGCGGCCTTCGTCCAACGAGACGACGTTCTCGTCTTCCTCGATGTCGAGTTCGTCGGGCGAGAGTGCCGACTTCTCGCGGGAATTCCGCTCGTCCTCGGGTGCCGGACTCATGCGGTGCGCTACCGCTCGACTTTACATAAACCCACCGGCCCACTGTCGTGTCGATACAGAACCATTTCCTGCCGGTCGATGGCTCAAATCTCATCGAAGCGGCCGCTGATTGACGACAAATTTTGCCGTACGGGCCTGATTTACCGTGAAGAACACGATGTTTTCGACAATCGTTGAAATGGGGATTTATTATCGTCGAACTACTTCCGTCGAATACTCGAATGAGCGTTCAACGACCGACGACATCGACCGAACCGCTGCCGAACGAACTCGACTCGCCGCGCGCGAAACTCGTCTACCTGTATCTCTCCACGGAGAGGACGGCGGCCACCGGAACCACCGCGTCCGATGCAGGTGGCGCTAGCATCGACGAACTGCAGTCGCAACTCGACTTGCAGAAGATCACTCTGTACAGTATTCTGCGGACGCTCCGCGAGCGAAACCTCGTCGAGAAACGCGGTGATTCGTTCGCAGTCGCCGAGTAGCTACTCGTCGTCTTCGCGTGCCGAGCGTCCGTCTGATTCTGGACACAGTTGGTCCGGCGTCCGTTCGTGACGCGGCATGGCCACGAACCGTTCGATTCGTTCGCGCTCTTCTTTCGAGAGGGACATGGCCATCCGAACTCTGTGAGAACGCAAAAAGACAGTGGCTACCGGTCGTCTCCCTGACTGTTTCCCCTCG
The sequence above is a segment of the Halorussus halophilus genome. Coding sequences within it:
- the cheA gene encoding chemotaxis protein CheA, whose translation is MEDYLQEFIRESEENITELNNSLLELEDDPSDEEAMDSIFRTAHTLKGNFGAMGYQSESDLAHALEDLLDEIRQGRMDVSPEIMDLVFDGVDEIDRALDEIEENGESSADHEETIAEIRGVLEAGGIASQSADEPDTESADAGDETSGDADDDADSDDEALEEALAKLDDPATLAAVETPTFHVAVDMSDAQMKAVDGMFALQGLSDDLDILGAVPDVDAINEGEYEDGFDVFVGADSAGEVEAVVGAVSKITDGTVTPIEADAIDVATEAAAAARKQAEAEAEAEATDGEDDDSSESKESSSSKSGGEIEEIQSVRVDVDQLDDIHGQVEQLVTSRIKLRRSVEQAQLDSAEDHLDELDKITSSLQDTVMDMRLVPLKKVVNKFPRLVRDLARTQEKEINFEMEGTDIELDRTILDEISDPLMHLLRNAVDHGIEPPAERDEAGKPTEGTIRLRGSRERDRVTITVEDDGGGIDPDGIRAKAVEKGIMTREEADELEDEEAQKLVFHAGFSTNEEVTDVSGRGVGMDVVQDTVSRLDGHIDIDSTPGEGTTFSLSLPVTVAIVKVLFVQSGEEEYGIPIKNVDEIRRMGAVKTVEGEEVVTHDDTVYPLIRLGDALDVPGETRNGDGMLVRVKESERQVAIHCDAVSRQEEVVVKPFEGILSGIPGLSGAAVLGEGDVVTILDVESL
- the cheB gene encoding chemotaxis-specific protein-glutamate methyltransferase CheB, which produces MTRAVVVDDSHFMRTVISDILEDGGVEVAAQARDGKQAVDAVAEHDPDVVTMDVEMPRMNGIEAVEEIMATTPTPVLMLSAHTEDGADATFEALEKGAVDFLAKPGGEVSTEISSHGDALVEKVESATRADLSSVGTRDPEPESGTIDADHGYVENPTVVIGASTGGPRVVERVLSDLPRDADLRVLVVQHMPDGFTERFAARLDRRSEYDVVEADDGMRIGGGEAVVAQGGYHMEVAGYGGGRIRIRLNEDEPMHGVRPAIDVTMESAAKKVSDPLTGVVLTGMGKDGAVGIEAIKGVAGATIAQNEETCSVFGIPARAIETGCVDSVLPADEVSKEILRTIQANG
- the cheY gene encoding chemotaxis protein CheY; this translates as MAKNVLIVDDSEFMRNLLREILEEEFEIAAEAENGVEAVELYNEKQPDLVMMDIVMPIRDGIEATSEIKEGSPGANIIMCTSIGQEEKMKKAIKAGADGYITKPFQKPSVMDAINDVVA
- a CDS encoding chemotaxis protein CheW, producing MFEPENVMGVQQADPESEQSSDEDAETLQDVETRQVVEFRLGEDYCAIDIGEVDSIVEIKKVTRIPRTPDSIDGVMDLRGETTAILNPRTHLGIESDAPEQAEQNVLVLDRPDDKQKIGIRVDEVREVSTYPVTQIDTEQDLSNLDTQGIEEKVSRGIIRKPNGDDELDLVVWVDIDVIIDQLN
- a CDS encoding DUF7500 family protein, with product MSPAPEDERNSREKSALSPDELDIEEDENVVSLDEGRYVIGANERPNVPSEAAGSGDGSSAGTGPGAGQAGEEPPQQPNPLDAEEATGAPSTGRPAADSASVKQWLENDLQGTSAQYGFHVTAKAEESISHQQMFSDDVTTVFDSLMRWYAQQLTTSTAVEDVLGILLTESNVRVRYSPSCLQAILESYDLEPDDSIADLFEAVQDGHGMVFPPEDV
- a CDS encoding TrmB family transcriptional regulator, producing the protein MSVQRPTTSTEPLPNELDSPRAKLVYLYLSTERTAATGTTASDAGGASIDELQSQLDLQKITLYSILRTLRERNLVEKRGDSFAVAE